From Drosophila yakuba strain Tai18E2 chromosome 2L, Prin_Dyak_Tai18E2_2.1, whole genome shotgun sequence, one genomic window encodes:
- the LOC6527353 gene encoding tRNA (cytosine(38)-C(5))-methyltransferase isoform X1: MGFRVLELFSGIGGMHYAFKYAQLEGEIVAAMDINTVANAVYAHNYGHNFVKTRNIQSLSVKEVGKLQANMLLMSPPCQPHTRQGLQKDTEDKRSDALTHICGLIPECQNLQYILMENVKGFEISQARNQFIEALERSEFHWREFILTPTQFNVPNTRYRYYCIARKGADFPFAGSKIWEAMPGGIAQNQNLSQISEIVEENVSSDFLVPDDVLTKRVLVMDIIHPAQSRSMCFTKGYTHYTEGTGSAYTPLSEEESHRIFELVKEIDTNNHDDVKSEKILEQRLDLLHQVKLRYFTPREVARLMSFPEDFEFPPETTNRQKYRLLGNSINVKVVGELIKLLTIK, translated from the exons atggGATTTCGTGTGTTAGAACTATTCAGCGGCATTGGCGGCATGCATTATGCCTTTAAAT ATGCCCAATTAGAAGGAGAAATAGTGGCCGCCATGGATATCAACACCGTGGCTAATGCGGTTTATGCGCACAATTACGGCCATAACTTTGTGAAAACGAGGAATATTCAAAGCCTGAGTGTAAAGGAGGTCGGAAAGCTGCAGGCCAACATGCTGCTGATGTCCCCACCATGTCAGCCCCACACTCGCCAAGGATTGCAAAAGGACACGGAGGACAAGCGATCGGACGCACTTACTCATATTTGTGGTCTGATCCCAGAGTGCCAGAACCTGCAGTATATTCTCATGGAGAACGTCAAGGGATTCGAGATCTCACAAGCGCGAAATCAGTTCATTGAGGCCCTGGAGCGTTCGGAATTCCATTGGCGTGAGTTTATACTGACTCCAACGCAGTTCAATGTGCCAAACACTCGATATCGCTACTATTGTATTGCCCGCAAGGGTGCAGACTTTCCATTCGCTGGGAGCAAGATCTGGGAAGCAATGCCGGGAGGTATAGCCCAGAACCAGAATCTTTCTCAAATCTCCGAGATTGTGGAGGAAAATGTATCTTCCGATTTCCTGGTGCCCGACGATGTCTTAACCAAAAGAGTGCTGGTTATGGACATAATCCATCCTGCCCAAAGTAGATCCATGTGCTTCACAAAGGGCTACACCCATTACACCGAGGGAACGGGCTCTGCATACACACCGCTTTCGGAGGAGGAATCCCATCGGATCTTCGAGTTGGTGAAGGAAATAGACACAAATAATCACGATGACGTGAAGTCGGAGAAGATATTGGAGCAACGCTTAGACCTGCTGCACCAGGTGAAACTGCGCTATTTTACGCCCCGGGAAGTTGCTCGTCTAATGAGTTTTCCGGAGGATTTTGAATTTCCCCCAGAAACAACGAATCGACAAAAGTATCGTCTGCTGGGCAATAGTATTAATGTTAAGGTAGTTGGCGAGCTTATTAAATTGTTGAcgataaaataa
- the LOC6527351 gene encoding peroxisomal biogenesis factor 19, with translation MSEEKKNGDELNDLLDSALQDFDKSGAGDQKEPSSADVATTEGAAGSEDPDAFFIEQAKVLADRMNTLFGGPNTPSGDIPPLPQDPDQIMAGFKKMAEAAALTLSGENSATDEDVSKYSDSISQALKGLQEGSENLAAPASENDIASMFGSLNLDGAGEGDGNMFLPFMEGMMQSLLSAEILLPSIRELLEKYPKYLEENDANLSAEDKERYQKQMELYKVIEAHLQSEKAEDSAAVKREKFRVVLDDMRKLQDYGQPPPEILAETGGDLPFGDPVAGVAAGGPGPQCPTM, from the exons ATGTCCGAAGAAAAGAAGAATGGCGATGAATTAAACGACCTGCTGGACA GTGCTCTCCAGGATTTCGATAAAAGTGGTGCAGGAGACCAAAAGGAACCGTCGTCTGCGGATGTGGCGACCACCGAGGGAGCTGCGGGCTCCGAGGATCCAGATGCGTTTTTCAT TGAGCAGGCCAAGGTGCTGGCCGATCGCATGAACACGCTCTTCGGAGGTCCGAACACGCCCAGCGGCGATATCCCGCCACTGCCCCAGGATCCCGACCAGATCATGGCCGGGTTCAAGAAAATGGCCGAGGCAGCCGCTCTCACATTGAGCGGCGAGAATTCGGCCACCGACGAGGATGTCTCCAAGTATTCTGACAGCATTTCACAGGCTCTCAAGGGTCTGCAAGAGGGCTCCGAGAACCTGGCTGCTCCCGCCTCGGAGAACGACATAGCCAGCATGTTTGGCTCACTGAACCTTGATGGG GCTGGCGAGGGCGATGGAAACATGTTCCTACCCTTCATGGAAGGCATGATGCAGAGTTTGCTTTCGGCGGAGATTCTGCTGCCCAGCATCCGGGAGCTGCTAGAGAAGTACCCCAAGTACCTCGAGGAGAATGACGCCAATCTCTCCGCTGAGGACAAGGAAAG GTACCAGAAGCAAATGGAGCTGTATAAGGTGATTGAAGCGCATTTACAAAGCGAGAAGGCTGAAGATTCGGCCGCCGTGAAGCGAGAGAAGTTTCGCGTCGTCCTGGACGACATGCGCAAACTGCAAGACTACGGCCAGCCGCCACCAGAGATTCTGGCCGAGACGGGCGGTGACCTGCCCTTCGGCGATCCCGTGGCCGGCGTAGCTGCCGGCGGACCCGGTCCCCAGTGCCCCACCATGTGA
- the LOC6527352 gene encoding probable ribosome production factor 1, producing MIKIKRKTAPPPVEQDSDSDSSFDEEEPQDLDIQEGPVTDSSDEEAASSSKKQLKKGEAGEDFKGEDEEDDDDEEDDDDEEEDDDDDDKKTRIPVLNPLSLMRNKEQRLALYKKMKKEKHKKKMQERRARRKAGVPANPGHTIESLREKDQTEVANLNDSDNEELQKELEMDDFSSYFERSYEPKVLITFADNPVTKTRKFGLELSRIFPNALVKIRNKSSVKKICKSAEREEFTDVVIVNEDRRKPNGLLVIHLPNGPTAHFKLSNVKLTSDIKRDHKEITKHRPEVILTNFTTRLGLTVGRMLGALFHHDPEFRGRRAVTFHNQRDYIFFRHHRYEFTKEGKRVKLRELGPRFTLKLRSLQEGTFDSKTGDYAWIISNKRHAMESRRRFFL from the coding sequence atgataaaaataaagcgaaaaaCAGCACCACCGCCCGTGGAACAAGACTCGGACAGCGACTCTAGCTTTGACGAAGAGGAGCCACAGGATTTGGACATCCAGGAGGGGCCAGTCACTGATAGCAGCGATGAAGAAGCCGCCTCCAGCAGCAAAAAACAGCTTAAAAAAGGGGAAGCTGGTGAGGATTTCAAGGGCGAGGACGAGGAAgatgacgacgatgaggaggatgacgacgacgaggaggaggatgatgatgacgacgacaaGAAGACACGCATTCCTGTCCTGAATCCCCTTAGCTTGATGCGCAACAAGGAGCAGCGTTTGGCGTTGTACAAAAAGATGAAGAAGGAGAAGCACAAGAAAAAGATGCAGGAGCGCCGTGCCCGACGCAAGGCTGGTGTACCCGCTAATCCTGGTCACACCATCGAGAGTCTGCGAGAGAAGGACCAGACAGAAGTGGCCAATCTGAATGATTCCGATAACGAGGAGTTGCAAAAGGAACTGGAGATGGACGATTTCAGCTCGTACTTCGAACGTTCCTACGAGCCCAAGGTGCTGATCACCTTTGCCGACAATCCGGTGACCAAGACTCGTAAGTTTGGACTGGAACTTTCCCGTATATTCCCCAACGCCTTGGTTAAGATCCGCAACAAGTCGTCGGTGAAGAAGATCTGCAAAAGTGCCGAGCGTGAAGAGTTTACAGACGTGGTGATCGTTAACGAAGATCGCAGAAAACCCAATGGGCTGCTGGTCATTCATCTGCCCAATGGTCCCACCGCCCACTTCAAGCTATCCAACGTGAAGCTCACCTCAGACATAAAGCGCGATCACAAGGAGATAACCAAGCACAGGCCGGAGGTGATCCTAACCAATTTTACCACCCGCTTGGGTCTGACCGTGGGCCGCATGCTTGGTGCCCTCTTCCACCATGATCCCGAGTTCCGCGGCCGCAGGGCAGTGACGTTCCACAACCAGCGAGATTACATCTTCTTCCGCCATCATCGCTACGAGTTTACCAAAGAGGGAAAACGCGTGAAGCTGCGCGAACTGGGACCGCGGTTCACCCTGAAGCTACGATCCCTGCAGGAGGGAACATTCGACAGCAAGACCGGCGACTACGCCTGGATTATCAGCAACAAACGGCACGCCATGGAGTCCCGACGTCGCTTCTTCCTCTAG
- the LOC6527353 gene encoding tRNA (cytosine(38)-C(5))-methyltransferase isoform X2, which yields MDINTVANAVYAHNYGHNFVKTRNIQSLSVKEVGKLQANMLLMSPPCQPHTRQGLQKDTEDKRSDALTHICGLIPECQNLQYILMENVKGFEISQARNQFIEALERSEFHWREFILTPTQFNVPNTRYRYYCIARKGADFPFAGSKIWEAMPGGIAQNQNLSQISEIVEENVSSDFLVPDDVLTKRVLVMDIIHPAQSRSMCFTKGYTHYTEGTGSAYTPLSEEESHRIFELVKEIDTNNHDDVKSEKILEQRLDLLHQVKLRYFTPREVARLMSFPEDFEFPPETTNRQKYRLLGNSINVKVVGELIKLLTIK from the coding sequence ATGGATATCAACACCGTGGCTAATGCGGTTTATGCGCACAATTACGGCCATAACTTTGTGAAAACGAGGAATATTCAAAGCCTGAGTGTAAAGGAGGTCGGAAAGCTGCAGGCCAACATGCTGCTGATGTCCCCACCATGTCAGCCCCACACTCGCCAAGGATTGCAAAAGGACACGGAGGACAAGCGATCGGACGCACTTACTCATATTTGTGGTCTGATCCCAGAGTGCCAGAACCTGCAGTATATTCTCATGGAGAACGTCAAGGGATTCGAGATCTCACAAGCGCGAAATCAGTTCATTGAGGCCCTGGAGCGTTCGGAATTCCATTGGCGTGAGTTTATACTGACTCCAACGCAGTTCAATGTGCCAAACACTCGATATCGCTACTATTGTATTGCCCGCAAGGGTGCAGACTTTCCATTCGCTGGGAGCAAGATCTGGGAAGCAATGCCGGGAGGTATAGCCCAGAACCAGAATCTTTCTCAAATCTCCGAGATTGTGGAGGAAAATGTATCTTCCGATTTCCTGGTGCCCGACGATGTCTTAACCAAAAGAGTGCTGGTTATGGACATAATCCATCCTGCCCAAAGTAGATCCATGTGCTTCACAAAGGGCTACACCCATTACACCGAGGGAACGGGCTCTGCATACACACCGCTTTCGGAGGAGGAATCCCATCGGATCTTCGAGTTGGTGAAGGAAATAGACACAAATAATCACGATGACGTGAAGTCGGAGAAGATATTGGAGCAACGCTTAGACCTGCTGCACCAGGTGAAACTGCGCTATTTTACGCCCCGGGAAGTTGCTCGTCTAATGAGTTTTCCGGAGGATTTTGAATTTCCCCCAGAAACAACGAATCGACAAAAGTATCGTCTGCTGGGCAATAGTATTAATGTTAAGGTAGTTGGCGAGCTTATTAAATTGTTGAcgataaaataa